Proteins from one Desulfonema limicola genomic window:
- a CDS encoding cache domain-containing protein yields the protein MNISTKIILLITLSLLLTSGIISLLAVFQIRQTGRIAIEHVEILNSENIKKMEAEQIHQEKIFSQELNTRKNEYLKSQVQTAMSVLKKSYMDAADPEKLKNIFMQQLQNSVDTAYGLLESLAKDEELSLEEQQAKAIEIIKSIRYGSEHKDYFWINDMRPYMIMHPYKPELDGKGLSDYKDPNGKYLFVEFVKVCKEKGQGFVDYYWPKYDGDNPQPKLSFVRLFKPWNWIIGSGIYMEIAEDIIKSKAAESIKNLRYGPEHQDYFWINDMRPYMVMHPYKPELDGKDLADYKDPNGKRLFVEFVKTCSENGEGFVDYYWPKYGADKPQPKRSFVTLFKPWNWVIGTGLYIDDIQEIFDKRHQMLKEDTARAVEDMKQRIETIKTDMRIKINKVLLKILILTTLIIVFALYLTYIFTRKNITTPIMRVIRGLKESAQQIAAAASEIAEGSQVVAESVCTQAASVQESSSSLEQMSAMSRHTTDLTKGAEELMNLNIEKSGRSLKALMDLTIDISKIESDSDSISKIINEIDAIAFQTNLLSLNAAVEAARAGAAGTGFAVVAGEVKSLAMRTTEAADNTQDLLNQTLARVNHAAASIKGVNNDFADIIESATIMGERTQSITQASGEQARGIEQLSIAANEIDKVTQQIAANSQESAAAAEELSAQAEDMTDFVKELAAVVGFKDKK from the coding sequence ATGAATATCAGTACAAAAATCATTTTACTGATTACCCTATCCTTATTATTAACCTCTGGTATTATAAGTTTATTAGCTGTATTTCAAATCAGGCAGACAGGCCGGATAGCCATAGAGCATGTTGAAATATTGAATTCTGAAAACATAAAAAAAATGGAGGCAGAGCAGATTCACCAGGAAAAGATTTTTAGTCAAGAACTAAATACCCGTAAAAATGAATATCTCAAATCCCAGGTTCAGACTGCCATGAGTGTTTTGAAAAAATCATATATGGATGCAGCAGATCCTGAAAAACTTAAAAATATCTTTATGCAGCAACTGCAAAACAGTGTTGACACTGCTTACGGACTTCTTGAATCACTGGCAAAGGATGAGGAATTATCCCTGGAAGAACAGCAGGCAAAAGCTATTGAAATAATAAAATCAATTCGTTATGGATCTGAACATAAGGATTATTTCTGGATTAATGATATGCGCCCATACATGATTATGCACCCTTATAAGCCTGAACTGGATGGAAAGGGTTTAAGTGATTACAAAGACCCGAATGGAAAGTATCTTTTTGTTGAATTTGTTAAAGTCTGCAAGGAAAAAGGACAGGGTTTTGTTGATTATTACTGGCCCAAATACGATGGCGACAATCCCCAGCCTAAACTTTCTTTTGTCCGTTTGTTTAAGCCCTGGAACTGGATTATAGGTTCAGGAATTTATATGGAGATTGCTGAAGATATAATAAAAAGCAAAGCTGCTGAATCAATTAAAAATCTTAGATATGGCCCTGAACATCAGGATTATTTCTGGATCAATGATATGCGCCCATACATGGTTATGCACCCTTATAAACCTGAGCTGGATGGAAAGGATTTAGCAGATTATAAGGATCCGAATGGAAAACGTCTTTTTGTTGAATTTGTTAAAACATGCAGTGAAAACGGGGAAGGTTTTGTTGATTATTACTGGCCCAAATACGGAGCAGACAAACCCCAGCCCAAACGTTCTTTTGTAACTCTTTTTAAACCCTGGAACTGGGTAATCGGCACCGGGCTTTATATTGACGATATTCAGGAGATATTTGATAAAAGACATCAAATGCTCAAGGAAGATACAGCCAGGGCTGTTGAAGACATGAAACAGCGTATTGAAACCATCAAGACAGATATGCGCATCAAAATCAATAAGGTGCTTTTGAAAATTCTAATTTTAACTACTCTAATAATTGTTTTTGCCTTGTATTTAACATATATCTTTACCCGTAAAAATATTACAACTCCCATTATGAGAGTTATCAGGGGATTAAAAGAGTCTGCACAGCAAATAGCTGCTGCTGCTTCAGAGATTGCAGAAGGAAGCCAGGTAGTTGCTGAAAGTGTCTGTACCCAGGCTGCATCTGTTCAGGAATCATCTTCATCTCTTGAGCAAATGTCAGCCATGAGCCGGCACACAACAGATTTGACAAAAGGGGCTGAAGAATTAATGAATTTAAATATTGAAAAATCAGGAAGATCTCTTAAAGCTCTCATGGATTTAACAATAGATATATCTAAGATTGAGTCTGACAGTGATTCCATAAGCAAGATTATCAATGAGATAGATGCTATTGCATTTCAGACCAATCTTTTATCTTTAAATGCAGCAGTAGAGGCTGCACGGGCAGGGGCTGCAGGAACTGGTTTTGCTGTTGTAGCAGGCGAGGTTAAAAGCCTGGCAATGCGGACAACTGAAGCTGCTGATAATACTCAGGACTTATTAAATCAAACCCTGGCCAGGGTCAATCATGCAGCCGCGTCTATCAAAGGGGTAAATAATGATTTTGCAGATATTATTGAATCAGCTACCATAATGGGTGAAAGAACCCAGTCCATTACCCAGGCCAGCGGGGAACAGGCCAGGGGGATTGAGCAGTTAAGTATAGCTGCTAATGAAATTGATAAGGTTACCCAGCAGATAGCCGCCAATTCTCAGGAATCTGCTGCTGCTGCCGAGGAACTATCTGCACAAGCAGAAGATATGACCGACTTTGTTAAGGAACTGGCGGCTGTTGTTGGTTTTAAAGATAAGAAATGA
- a CDS encoding ACT domain-containing protein: protein MVRTEISLFLKNVPGELGKLTSLLSEAGINIDAITIQDASSYVQTLFQARGKSLKRIASSASYNSMRKDSADFALIRMLVNDDDKTLELLNEKDYLFDTVQVIAVKLENRPGELARITTKFGDAGVNINYVYGSVSSPDEKCLFIFCPEDIKLASKIFAE, encoded by the coding sequence ATGGTAAGAACTGAAATTTCTTTATTTTTAAAAAATGTTCCAGGTGAATTGGGAAAATTGACATCTCTGCTTTCTGAGGCAGGGATAAATATTGATGCAATTACCATACAGGATGCTTCAAGTTATGTTCAGACACTTTTCCAGGCAAGGGGAAAATCCCTTAAAAGGATTGCTTCAAGTGCCAGTTATAACTCCATGCGCAAGGATTCCGCAGATTTTGCCTTAATCCGTATGCTGGTAAACGATGATGACAAGACCCTTGAACTGCTTAATGAAAAAGATTATTTATTTGATACTGTCCAGGTTATTGCTGTTAAACTGGAGAATAGACCGGGTGAACTGGCAAGGATTACCACTAAATTTGGTGATGCAGGGGTTAATATTAATTATGTTTATGGTTCTGTTTCATCACCTGATGAAAAATGTCTTTTTATATTCTGTCCTGAAGATATTAAGCTTGCATCAAAGATATTTGCAGAATAA
- a CDS encoding sulfur reduction protein DsrE yields the protein MELTMIICQNVPEVIWNAFRLANMMLEEMDDVSIFLNGPSVKYQDLDSEQFPLNELAKIFTLSEGRLFA from the coding sequence ATGGAGTTGACTATGATTATCTGTCAGAATGTTCCTGAAGTTATTTGGAATGCTTTCAGACTGGCAAATATGATGCTTGAAGAAATGGATGATGTCAGTATTTTTTTAAACGGCCCGTCGGTCAAATACCAGGACTTGGATTCCGAACAGTTTCCTTTAAACGAACTGGCTAAGATATTTACTCTTTCAGAAGGCCGGTTGTTTGCCTGA